In Phytoactinopolyspora mesophila, the following are encoded in one genomic region:
- a CDS encoding ABC transporter permease — protein sequence MLRYISRRLLILIPTLWAISIVTFIVIQLPPGDYLTTVRARLQEQGDGSLGAQELARLTERYGLDEPVLVQYWKWFTNIILRGDFGDSFDFGRPVSDLLAERLPLTIMLSVLTLLFIWAVSFPIGVYSAVRQYSIGDYSFTFLGYLGLAIPNFLIALVLMWISLRYFGMSVGGLFSPEYRDAPWSLAKFGDLMSHLWIPVVIWGTAGTAANIRVLRANLLDELRKPYVVAARARGMPKRWMTIKYPVRVAMNPFFSTIGWILPGLIAADAITSQVLNLNTTGPLLLRSLLAQDMYLAGSILLISAVLVVIGTLISDIALAWLDPRVRLRY from the coding sequence ATGCTGAGATACATCAGCCGCCGGCTGCTGATCCTCATCCCGACCCTGTGGGCGATCTCGATCGTCACGTTCATCGTCATCCAGCTGCCACCGGGCGACTACCTGACCACGGTGCGCGCACGGTTGCAGGAGCAGGGCGACGGGAGCCTGGGGGCACAGGAGCTGGCACGGCTCACCGAGCGCTACGGCCTGGACGAACCCGTCCTGGTGCAGTACTGGAAGTGGTTCACCAACATCATCCTGCGGGGTGACTTCGGTGATTCATTCGACTTCGGCCGCCCGGTCAGTGACCTGCTCGCCGAGCGGTTACCGCTGACCATCATGCTGTCGGTGCTCACCTTGCTGTTCATCTGGGCGGTGTCGTTCCCGATCGGGGTGTACTCGGCGGTACGGCAGTACTCGATCGGTGACTACTCGTTCACCTTCCTCGGGTATCTCGGCCTGGCCATCCCGAACTTCCTGATCGCGCTGGTGCTGATGTGGATCAGCCTGCGCTACTTCGGGATGAGTGTGGGCGGGTTGTTCTCACCGGAGTATCGCGACGCGCCGTGGAGCCTGGCCAAGTTCGGCGACCTGATGTCTCACCTGTGGATCCCAGTGGTGATCTGGGGCACCGCCGGCACCGCGGCTAACATCCGGGTGCTGCGGGCGAACCTGCTCGACGAGCTACGCAAGCCCTACGTGGTGGCGGCCCGGGCACGCGGGATGCCCAAACGGTGGATGACGATCAAGTACCCGGTGCGGGTGGCGATGAACCCGTTCTTCTCCACCATCGGCTGGATCCTGCCCGGGCTGATCGCCGCCGACGCCATCACGTCGCAGGTGCTGAACTTGAACACGACGGGGCCGCTGCTGCTGCGTTCCCTGCTGGCCCAGGACATGTACCTGGCCGGCTCGATCCTGCTGATCAGCGCCGTGCTCGTGGTGATCGGCACGCTGATCTCGGACATCGCACTGGCGTGGCTGGACCCGCGGGTCCGCCTGCGGTACTGA